From one Apium graveolens cultivar Ventura unplaced genomic scaffold, ASM990537v1 ctg5303, whole genome shotgun sequence genomic stretch:
- the LOC141702589 gene encoding subtilisin-like protease SBT4.8, producing the protein MGFGNSNNGATLDTLTPKDLNYPKMAMNITNNQPFTVNFLRTVTNVGLANTTYMAHIYTNSQLNIIVNPSTLLFKQLKEKQSFLVVVTGKGFDLNTTQSALLGWSDGIHSVHSPIVIHTYTFPQA; encoded by the coding sequence ATGGGTTTTGGTAACTCCAATAACGGCGCTACATTAGACACTTTAACACCTAAGGATCTTAACTATCCTAAAATGGCCATGAATATTACGAACAACCAACCATTTACAGTAAACTTTCTAAGAACAGTTACCAATGTTGGCCTAGCAAACACCACGTACATGGCACACATTTATACGAATTCTCAGTTAAACATCATTGTGAATCCCAGCACTCTTCTCTTCAAGCAACTGAAAGAGAAGCAGTCATTTCTGGTGGTTGTCACAGGGAAAGGATTTGACCTAAATACAACACAATCTGCTTTACTTGGGTGGTCTGATGGCATCCATAGCGTACACAGTCCGATTGTTATCCACACTTATACATTTCCTCAAGCGTAA